The Phragmites australis chromosome 13, lpPhrAust1.1, whole genome shotgun sequence DNA window ACCATCACATTAATGGCAATTGAGACAAATGAATAGTAACCAACGATTCAGGATCTGTTTTGCCAGAGTGATACCGTCACTCATAAGAAAGGTTAGACCCTTCAGATGTGCAAGGGGAGCTGATTAGAAAAAGGTAACTCGTATAGCAAGAGGGTTTCAACAGGCTGAAGGGGGTGGCGTTCAGTGATACCATCAAATTCACAGGTTCGGCCCATCAAGGAGGAACCTTGCCCGTcgggggctgctgttggggaatggtctcaaATGCCCCTTTGGCCATCAGTTCAAAGACCTCTATGGATGCCGCAAACTAAAAAGGCTTATAGTTACCATGGATTTGTCGTGTTGCAGGAGGCGTTTAGAGATACCATCTACTTCATGGGTTCGGCCCATCGAGGAGGAACCTTGCTCGTGGGGGGTTGCTATTTGGGAATGTGGAACTGCTATTCGGGAATGGTCTCATAGGCCCCTTTGACCATCAAGTCAAAGACCTCCACAGATACCACAAACTAACAAGACTTATAGTTACAGTGGATCTATCATGTTGCAGGAACCTTTCGGACTCTACAGACCACAGAGATGGTTCCAACAGCTAGAACGAGTGAAGCATTCATGGGGCCTTTAGAGCATAGCTGAAGGGCTTCGCTCGACACCATGAGGGAGTGGCTTGAAGGGACACCAAAGTTGCGGCTGAGTGGAGACCTTCGGAAGTCCAAGTGAAGAGTGACCTAAGTCCAGCACAAAGATGGAGCAAAGGGCGAAAGCATGGTCGAAGGGAGGACCATAGTGACAACCGAAGACCATGAAGGGAAagattgtaaataatctagATGTGCTTAGGAAAGTACCTTAGTACCCTCAATATGCCAAGCATGTGGGAGTTGGAGGGGTAATCTCATAAATTGTAATagggagtggttgagtacggccTATAAATAAGGCGTCACTGTAACTGACGTGACAAGTGAAATTAATATCAGTGAATAGTTCCTGATATTTTATACGTTCCAGCATAGCCTTTGGATTCCTTCGGAGTCGAAAGGTACACCATCTTCTCTGGTTACATAAGGTTCAAACAGGTCCAGGTATGTTGTGTGGTAGTTTAGTACCATCTTGAAAGTTTAGATGGGTAAGGGCTAGCATATAAGCTTTGGCATTCCAAATATATCACATCTGGGTTAACCCTTTTACATGAAGTAGGAAAAAAGTGTAAGAGAGGTGAAATGCGTACGTGGACATGCTCCACAGGTGGGTTGGGCTAGAAATGTAGGGTATAGAAatatctactatataaaacacgagttggtCGTGCGTCACCCCTGTTTGCCCaccctatctaataaaaaactagaaaaaccaATATCCCACAGTGCCTCCCCTCCACCTAATAAAAAACCAGGAAAAACCATGCCAAAAAAACCATGAAACCACCCAATCATACAGTTTTCTCGTGCACCATAAGGCGGCAGCTAAGCCCACACCAGCCCGTGGATTTCTTGCAAGCGCTCTCCCCTTCTCCACCATCTCAGTCCAGATCACCACCAAATGCAACCGTACATGtcgctcatcctcctcctccaccgcgtCTCACCCGCCCGCCCCATCGCGACCACAATAAACTCACTGCCCACATCCTCCACTGTAAAGACCTGTTTAAGGAACAATCCAACCTCATCTATGTGTCGAGCCCATaaatcaatcccaacatatagtaactttattgatgataataaTTACAATATCCACACCTTAATCGAATaaatcgtcttacaaaagtgacattcGAGGGTCGAAGAACGAAATAAAACTGCAATAGATCCTAAATGAACTATGAATACtataatcctttacgactcttccatATACATGATTgatgtagaaagcatcttagaacgatccatccTTAGtgaactcctcgataccttctccaactgagtgtttggtgacagcaagagtgagcacttttTGTACACAACAACTTACAaaggaaataatatgcatatgaaggtttTGACAAGGATATGGCAATACAACTCTTTTATATAAATCCGCATTTTGATTTATAAacatttgaaaataaatatcaatTAAGGACATAACTATGAacaacaaaccacctcaagattataaccatcttgacttaaccaactttCCAACACCTAAACCAGTACTACTACAGAATTTATTTGGTGGGACGCCCATGTACAGACGGTTGTTGTGGAGCCGTTTGTGCAAAAATTATCTCAGACGGCTCTAAACAAGAACCATCTGTGATAGTAACGAGACCCCTCCGGGAGTGGTGGGACACTTTTAGTACATATGATTCCTATTGGAAActgtctgtattaatattacagacggctcgtaTATAGAGCACTCTGTAATAAAACTagtatcacagacggtttcaaATATGAgccatctgtattaatattacagatggctcatatttagagccatctgtattaaaactaatatcacagacggcttcAAACAAGAACCCTTTACaatattaatacagatggcCCCATACACGAACCGTCTGAGAAAATAGCTAGGGGGgaggtgggacactttagtatagacggctccaaacatgaagccatctgtactattagAACAGTAGATCATATCATCCGCTACCTCTGAATCGAACTAAAACTGTGGTGCCCGAACAGTGAAGAAGCACAACTTTTGAAGGGAGAGGGcgattttgacaaaaaaaattgttagattttggtgaaaacttgaagattcattggcatttgttactccaaggtgagcattatgttctattttggtttagatgggctagattttggtttggagagctagctagatctagatctagattttttccataatgacatagttttgttctattcattagatgatgtagatttatgttttaatttagtcttgagagatcaactatatctacatctagacttagattcttttcatgatgatctagaatatatatttgttgttctaggtatatataaaGCTCAAAGTGTAGATGatggtttaattatgtgttactataaatgtctagctttaatctagtatTGTAGacaaattttggatttttgggatataaacataaaattatcattaACAATAGTATTTAACAACAAGTTTCGAATTAATGTTTGctcttatttttaggtattcatgtatataattaatataacagtaatcattaattatttttgaattaattgtcattAACAATAGTATTTTAACGACATTTTTTTGaattataattaatataatggtaaacataaaattatcatcaAAGATTTTTAGAAGTGGTCCCAaccataaattatttttattattttttgtacaaattttacaagttaaCAATGTGGTACTAAACATATGCTAAGACAATGGGACAAACTGCTCTAACATTCTGGTCACCATTTTTTCTAGAACCTACTCTATTTATCAAGATTATTAGAACTGGATTCAATATTTTTGGACTAACCATGAATGAATAATGAATTATACAAGATAAAACATAATTACATCAATACAGAAATTAAATAGTTATTTACAAGAGCATCAACATTTTATTCTGACAAAAGTGGTTTTATATTTTTAGGAGCTATATTTATTTTCCTACGAGTTTTACAAAATTTAGCCGATTCACTACCTAGTCAATaactctttttctcctttttcttattTAACCGAAACACTGATGCACCAGCTCTTTTATACTGGACAAGTCCTAGCTATCGAGTATGACAGTGGGGTCGGCCCATTGACTCAAGTCACAAAGTGACTCGGCCGGTCTAGCCTCGCCGGCACACAGGTGGCTTGATGGCACGGCCTGCCGATGGTGGCTCTGGCGATGGATTCGGGCAGACCGGGGCAGCACAAGACCAGCAAGCACCAATGAACGCATTGGACGAAACTCCGGTCGACGAGCCTAGCCAGAAGATGGCCGGTGTGACTTGTACTCTATTCGTTGTATCGTTGTGATACTATTTTATTGGTAGTGTGCATATCAGCTATTGATTCAGGCCAAACTGAAACAAGAAGCATAGTAGAAACCAAAGCGTTGCGTTGTCGTTGTTAGAAGATTACGCAAGAAGCAATTTCCTAAATATCGCATGAGCACAACCCTATTACTTTCACACATCATCAATCTTTTTGCATTGTCAAGGACAGTGTACCTTATGAAGtttccctttctccctcaccAATAAGGCATAAAAAGGTAAAAGATCAAATTTGTTTTTATTTACTAGAAAAATCCTCAGTTTTAGTTTCCTGCGATTTctaatttcgagtatagtagatctagtcatttgttgtgctttcgtatacatgtctagattatgctatggtaatatgatcatatcagtttctgctcatgaattatttatgaattaaattaaacataaaagtgtcttatattccaacaatccaaaaatcttattgtaggcacttaggtttatcaatggATGGTTTTGTCGATGCACTGAGGCCAGATAAATTttctggtgtgcactttaagagatgacaAGTCAAGGTCACTCTGTGGCTGACGGCTATGAATGTCTACTGGGTGGCTAAGGGCAAGCTGGAAAAAGCCCTTACTGCTGAGTAGGAAAAAGCGTTCACAGATAccaatacactctttgtaggatgcattcttaACATTCTTGTGACTATCTTAGTGAATTCGTATAAACATagacacaaaaaaaaagtttctgTGCACTCATTGTCATGCAAACGAGACGTTCGCAACCATGCATGTATGTACGTATAGAATACCAGATGATATGATTCACGTATGTACGTATAGAATACCAGATGGTATGATTCACGTTCAATGTTTGGTGAATCCTTTAATTAATgttaatttggcaaaatttaacACAAATTAAATCCGATTTGTTTGGATCCTTTCGGTGCATTGATTCTGTCATTCGTATGGGAGGAAGTAAGTTTTAGCTTAATTACCATGTTAATTTGAGAAACGTTTGGATAGGATGTTAATTAGGCAGAACTAAATGCAATTAATtaaaacttgattttttttcttgtttgcatTAATTGCCTGTTGGTAACCGGCCGGCAATATATACAGGAGGCCTCACCTCCACTAAGCATCCATCCGATCCAGCACCATCTTGATTACTAGTGCTTCCAATCCCATTCCGAGATAGCAGCAATGGCCAAGCAGCGTGTCGTCCTCGTCATCGCCCTCATGGCTGCTTGCATTCTCCATGCCGCCGCCTCCGAAACAAGCACCTCAGCCAATTCGACGGTTGATGCGGCCACGACAGTGTATGGCGTCCTGCAGCAGAACAACCTGCCGCGGGGCCTCCTCCCACAGGGCGTGAAGTCATACGTGCTCCACGCCGACGGCGCATTGGAGGTGACCCTCCGCGGAGAGTGCAACTTTTTTGTCACTGTCGCCGGCAAGCAATACAAGTTTCGGTATGACCGCACTGTCAGCGGGATCATCAAGTCCGGGTCCATCACCCGTGTAAACGGCGTGAGGATGCAGGTGGCGTTCGCGTGGCTGGGCTTCAACCAGGTCAACCGCGCTGGCGACCAGCTCAGGATCCAGCTCGAGACCTCCACGCAGTCATTCCCCGTCAGCTCCTTCGCCCAGAGCCCCCACTGCAATTAACCTACCGACAGGTTATTGTACCGTATCCATAGGTTGACACTGAAAATTACATGTCTGTCCGAAGAATAATAAAACGGCAATTTTTCTTCTTAGATGtctattattatatatatacttctTATATTTTGGGGAATCTGTCACTCTGCCTTTTTCTTTAACACTGGACCCTTTACGTGGGGGTCGGACTTTTTTGGAGGCTACTTAATGGGAGGTGCGAGACGGGAAATCGAACCCCCATCGGTCGTACTCCACTCTTGTAGTCTAACCACCGAGCTCTTTCTCGTCCGCTGCCACCTCGCCTTTTAATAGCATTTTACGAGATTGCCATGGAAGCTGTCGGAGGTCATGAACCACAAATTATAAAGGAACTGATCACAAATTATTGGACAGTTGAAATTTGAATCTCTCCTATTCCGAAATTCCTAGATAATTCGTAAACCCAAAAAACTTCAATGGGCTCAAATCCCTACCTTCAAATTTCGTGCTCAGCCCATCTCTCTCCTCCGTTTCTTCACTTCCAAGTCAGACATAATGAGTCCGTCACCTTCTCGGCCTGCCATGGCCCAACTTACCCtatctaatttctttatttactTTACAAGGATGAAACTGTTAGAATTATTAGGGCCGGcccatgtaataattcctaataaatcttaAAGACCCATATTATGGAGAGATGGCCCATATTGAGACCCACCCTCTATTGCTAATAGGGttttccccctatatatatgcaagaaTCCCACTTCTTTGGGTACACGCAAaatatagactgctaattgagagtagccataaaattaagaacgctctcattatgtgagtctatataagagttagggtttttgcctctttctctttctgttgtgctaccgttgtagtctactccatcccgacgtcggcgtgcaccggcaaccgggagagcaggtctccgaaaccctcgctcttgagatcttgcactgggagaaggcgaataaggtttttgggaagcgctccgcatgactgctcaagttcttcaccacggctcgtcttcctAGTCGCTTGGGCGCTGTCTGCTGTCATCATCAACAATTTCAGCACAtcatcagcaggatcgatcgtgccatcaacacggtgcaaccagcatcttcatcAACCTCCATAGCGCAGGATGAGTAcataaaaatcatgttactcgtaTTTTATTTCCTGCGATTTctaatttcgagtatagtagatctagtcatttgttgtgctttcgtacacatatctagattatgctatggtaatatgatcatattagtttctgctcatgaattatttatggattaaattaaacataaaagtgtcttatattccaacaatccaaaaaccttattgtaggcacttaggtttatcaatgacTGGTTTTGTCGATGCACTAAGGCCAGATAAGTTttctggtgtgcactttaagagatgacaAGTCAAGGTCACTCTATGGCTGACGGCTATGAATGTCTACTGGGTGGCTAAGGGCATGCTGGAAGGAATCCTTACTGCTGAGCAGGAAAAGACGTTCACGGAtgccaatacactctttgtaggatgcattcttagcaTTCTTGGTGATcgtctttgtgatgtgtatatgcacatacaaagcgCGAAGGAGCTGTGGGATACACTAAATGCTAAATTCGGTGCATCAGATGCAGGAAGTGAACTGTATAttatggagcagtatcatgactacaagatggttgaaaatcgtTCTGTAGTCAAGCAGgctcatgaggttcagtgcatcgtgaaggaactcaaattcctcaagatcaatgtacccaacaagtttgtggctggagGCATCATTGCCAAGTTATCCCCTTcgtggagaaactttgccactgttctaaagcacaagagacaaaagattactgttgagagtttgatcgcgtctcttgatgttgaggagaaagctcgggcTAAGGATGTGAGTCTAAAAGGAGGCGAGGGACAGACTAGCgccaatatggtgcaaaagcccttccacaacaagaaaaaagggaaagataataagccaaacaaaactaccaccttcaagaagaagaagatgaacacaccAAAACTGTCTTGCTTTGTGTGCGTGAGATTGGACATTTCTCCGAGGATTGTCCagaccgcaagggaagaaaggctccacaAAAGTAGAACTCAAAGACTGCTAATGTGGTGAGCATTGGCGAAGCTGGAAACGGAGCTGCATGGTATGAAAATTTACGCTCAGTGTTTTCAATATTtcagtctactaattggtggattgatacaggggGAAATGTTCATATGTGTATtgatatctcaatgttctcATCTTATCAGGTCGTCTATGATTCTTCCGTCCTAATGGGGAATGGgtcacatgcttctgttcatggtATTGGCATGGTAGATCTAAAGTTTACTTCGGGAAAGATTGTGTAGCTAAGGAATGTGCAGCATGTCCCTACAATgaataagaatctagttagaggctcccttctttgtagagatgggtttaaggtggtgttagagtccaataaagtagtagtgtcaaagcatggacaatttattggtaaaggctatgagtgcggaggCCTGTTCCgtttttccctttctgatttcagcaataattctgtgaaccatatttgtggcaatgctaatgatgatgctagtgtttggcattcgcggttatgtcatttgaattttggttctatgactcgactttccagcatgagtttaattccaaaattttccatggtcaaaggttctaaATGTCATAGGTGTGTACAAAACAACCTCGTAAGCCCCACAAGGAAGTCGagaagagaaatttggcacctctagaactcatacattcaaatctatgtgaaatgaatggtgttgacgaagggtgaaaaaagatatttcatgactttgattgatgatgcgactagatattactatatttatttgttgaaaatgaaagatgaggctctagatcaatttaaaatctataaggtagaagttgagaatcaactagagagaaagatcaaaagaattaggtcgGATCGTGGtagagagtatttctctagtgatttcaaTTTATTCTGTGAGAAATATGGGATTATTTATGAGAGGACACCTCCCTATTCACCCTAATCAAACTGGGTTACCGAAAGAAAGAACCGCAGATTGACTAACTTGGTTAATGACATGTTAGATATTGCGGGATTATCTAAGGTATGGTGGGGGAGGCACTCTTGACTTCATGACATGTCCTGAATAGAGTTCCTCttaaggataaggagaaaaccccatatgaagaataGGAAGGGAGAAAGCCaacactttcttatttgcgcacttggggatgcttggcgaaagtcaatgtaccaataactaaaaagcggaAGCTCGGACCTAAAacagtggattgtgtctttctgggatatgctcatcggagcattgcttataggtttttagtggttaaatctgaggtacctgaCGTGCATAtcgatacaatgatggagtctcgTGATGCAACATTTTTTGAGCTTATATTTCCTATGATagatttacatagcatgtctagactatcttctgagataatctctgaacctcctccacctcttgagattattgaacaaatacattagcaagatcctgaggaggatgacagtgaagctcctaggaggagtaagagacaaaggattgcaaagtcttttggtgatgatttcactgtgcACCTTGTGGATAACACTCCCAAGTCTATCTCAAAAGCgtttgcatctccagatgcagactactggaaggaggctGCATGGAGcgaaatggattccatcctcGCAAACGGAACTTGGGAGGTCACCGAACGACCCTATGGATGCAAacctgtgggttgcaagtgggtgttcaagaagaagcttaggcctgacagtactattgaaaagtacaaggttcagcttgtggccaagggttatacccaaaaggaaggtgaagacttctttCACACTTATTCACTTGttgcgagattgactactatctGAGTGCTACTTTCCTTGGCTGCCTCATATGGTCTcatcgttcatcagatggacgttaagacagctttccttaatagagagttggacgaggaaatttatatggaacagcctgatgggtttgtagtaaaaggtcaagaaggtatggtgtgtaagttgttgaagtccttgtatggccttaaacaagctcctaaacaatgacatgagaagttcgacagaactttaacatctgcagGTTTTTTGGTCAATTAGGTAGATAAATGTGTGTACTATCGCCATGGTGGGGGCTGAGggagttatattgtgcttgtatgttgatgacatactgatatttggaataaaccttgacgtggttaatgaggtcaagtctttcttatctcaaagctttgatataAAAGATCTAGGTAAGGCTAATGTAATCTTAAACATTAAGTTTATCAAAGGAGAGAATgagattactcttacacaatctcattatgttgagaaggtcttgagccgcTTTTGTTACCAGGACAGCAAGCCTTCTCCAACACTTTATGATCCTAGTGTGATActtcaaaagaataagaaaagtggcagggatcaactgagatactctcagattattggatcactcatgtacctagctggtgctacaaggcctgacatctcatttgctgtAAGCAAATTGAGTcgctttacttctaacccgggtgATGAACATTAGTGTGCGCTTGAACGAGTCATGCGCTATTTGCTTGGTACCatgagttatggtcttcactattctgggtacccatcggtactagagggttatagtgattcaaactggatatctgatgctAATGAGATTTacgccacaagtggatatgtattcactctaggtggtggtgctgtgtcatggaggtcttgcaaacagaccatcttgacgaggtcaactatggaagcagaactcattGCATTAGACATAgccactgttgaggcagaatgacTGCGTGAGTTGTTGCTGGACTtacctgtggttgagaaactagtaccggctatccttatgaactgtaaTAATCAGacggttattatcaaagtaaacagttctaaagataatgacaagtcctcaAGGCACGTAAATAGACGATTAAAGCCTATCatgaaattgagaaactccagagtaataaccttggattatgtccaaacagctaagaacctggcagatccctttacaaagggactatcacggagtgtgatagataatacatcgaaggagatgggtatgagactcatgtgagttataccatagtggtaaccaAACCTATGTGATtggagatcccgtgaattaggacctgggaagaacaagctattggtctaactagagtagagtacctttgttgtttgaccaactcgagtgaagatgcaatactctcagagatctgtaaggcaggttggctaatgccttaatgtgttctatTGGCTTTAAGTAGCAAAAATGCTGACCTAcagggcattcttgaaagaacacacctatatgagtctgactgttggtcgcagtctatgagatttgggtgatctctagtaaactcatgaagagaccatgcAACACAACTTTCCCTCCCCTCGCCGCAACCGCAGCACCGCAGGAGGCTCAGCGCGGCCGGGCGCATGTGGTGCGCAACGCGATTTGCGGTGGCGGACAATGGCGAGCCTTTGGTAGCAGGGTCAGGCGGCGCTTGGCGTGATCTGCAGTGGCGATGACGGTAAGCCTCAGCGATGGCATAATGGGGTCAGGCAGTGCTCAGCACGATCTGCGGTGGTGGATCCCAGTGGATCTCAGTGCAGCGATAAGCGAACAGATCCATAAGGCCCATGCGCGTCGATGGCTCAAGTGGTGGTTGACACCATCGATGGGGTCGGGCGGCGCTCAGCATGATCTGTAGTGGTGGATTGCAACGGATCTAAGTGCAGCGATAGGCGAATAGATCCATAAGGCCCACGCGTGTCGACAACTCAAGCGGTGGCTGACACCATTGAGGCAGCGGGCATCCTCGGCGCTGGTCCGCCTCCTCTTCATCCTCGACGGATGGCAGTGAAATCATTTTTCGTGCTTGTTCCTCACTAATTCTTTGGGCATATTTCCTCAAAGATACAAGTAAAGAGAATTTGATCCGTGATGCCCACAGCCTGCTGCAATCTATGTCTCAGATGTTGGCTCAGCATCAACCACCCTAAGCTCCCTCTGGTGGTCACCTGATGCTTCTCCATAATGACAATCAGACCAACAATGACCAGGAGAATGAGGAGTGACTGTGTGCTTGTTGTGGTCTATGTGGTTATCTGGCTACTTTGTCTAAGTTCTGCTCCATCTGTGCGTGTTATTCTAACATTTAGTATGCATGCTTCT harbors:
- the LOC133888346 gene encoding uncharacterized protein LOC133888346; its protein translation is MAKQRVVLVIALMAACILHAAASETSTSANSTVDAATTVYGVLQQNNLPRGLLPQGVKSYVLHADGALEVTLRGECNFFVTVAGKQYKFRYDRTVSGIIKSGSITRVNGVRMQVAFAWLGFNQVNRAGDQLRIQLETSTQSFPVSSFAQSPHCN